The segment TTTGGAAGTCTACTTTTCAAATCAGAACATTGTCTAAATGTTTAGCGAGGCAATACACACTGTTGGGGGAACTCATAAAAACTGACACCCTCAACCCACCCCAAAGCATTGCATACAATCCAGAGCCGCTGACGTAAATGTTTAGGCCTTTCAATAGGGTGGATATTTCCAGTCCTTGAAACTTTAAACACAGCCCGTATTTCACTGTCAGAAAGGAGGCGGCAAGTCAAACGACAATGGGGTGTCTTTTAACCTGTGTGTATACCTGAGACGGCGGGGCCTTCTCTGCTAACCTGCTGAGAGCTGGTTGAATTTATACCACAgactgttctttctttttcctcctcatccatGACCAAAACATGGCGATGTGGCTTTTTCTTGCACAGGAGCACAAAATACGGACAATTGAATCGCTAGGCAGGGAATGAATTCTACCTCTTTTACTGTCCCACAACATCACATCTGTACATGGTGTGCATGCGTCTTGTGTTTACACTACTTTAATATGGCTCAAAGTAAAACAAGCTGTGATGAAAGAGACAAACATTGCAAAAGAGACAGACATGTACAAAATACCgacaaaaatattttaatgaTAACAAGATACATCTGACTTCATGAGTCCAAAGATATTTATAGTACTGTATGCCCGTTGTCTTACAGGTGCGTTACAACCTTCTAGACCATGTTCTGTATTTTAAATGGTGAAGGAAACGAGAGTCCTTGTGCATAACCAGAGGAAAACACGTAATGTGGTGACTGAACAttaaaaacacaggaaacatgGTTAGTTCATTTCCCTctgaacacaaaaacaaaagtcattCAAGCCACTACAGTATTACAAGAGCCATATCAAACCTAATAATAGAGAGCTGGACAGATTGTCATTttacaaacatacagtacattctcaATAGGATTAGCTTATGTCTCATAAACTGTACTGGGATGTCATAGGAATCCCAACTTCAAAAAActgaatagaaaagaaagactCCATCAGCGAAAAGCCTGAAAGCCTCACTGATGATTCCAACCCTCGGAGCTTGTGATAGTCTCTAAATGACTGGAGGGAAAACGTAGTGAAAACATTACCATACTGTAAATGCATAagagaaaacaaagtgaaaaaccCTTAGAGGAGCCAACAAAATGTGAGCACATTTCCAGtcctgtatttgtttttgttttttttattatttttgttgggCCAGGCGCTTTGCATCATGTGGTGCAATGTGCTCTCAAAGTGTTTTCTGCAGCTACAGCATGTGACTGGCCTGAAATGGTCAAACGCCTGTGTCTGTGagctgaaggaggaagagaggagaggaagagtagtaggaggaggaaagacaagAGTGAATCATCGCGAAAAAAACAGTGAGTGGAGCTCTCTCCTTCGCTCTagtctcctctgcctccctctgttgCTGGCTCTTGGCTGTGGCCCAGAGGAATTCTCTGGTGGCCTCGGTAAATATAACATTTAGAATAACAGCGCCAGAGCCCCCGTGTGTGGACTTAACCCAGTTCCTGGGTCCTCGCTGCGCTGCCTGCGGCTCTAAGGGGGAGAATAGCAGGCCTTCATGTCTCTCCTGACCTAGGTAAGGGATCTAGAGGAATAAGGGCTAATTTAGAGAGGCCAGAGATCAGGAGGGTCTCTGTCAAGCCTCTTGCCTGGCCACAGGGACACCAGAACAGGGCTACAAGGCTCTTCTAAAGGAGAGTTCAATCTGGTCCTACGGAGCAAGTGGGGAAGCAGGATTTTGTTCCAATCCAGTATAAACAGACTAAACTGAAACAATCATGGTGCTGTAGTTGATAAGGTGTGTAAGGACAGGGCTGGAAGGCAGGACTGCTCAAGTTAAAAAAATCCCATGAGACCCGGTTCAGACCGCTCTGCTGACCCGGTCTCACCTCTGAACCTGCCGCAGCCCGACACCGATATCCAACTGACAATCATCCAAAGTgcaagatctaagacttttgtGGCTCAACATCATCTTAAAATAGCTCTAAATCAATTGAACATCTGCTTTAAAGTCTCCCCACCACACAACATCATCCGTTCACTTGAAAATCACAGAGAAGCGGTCGCTGTGGACACAAACAAGTTTAGGCACCTTGATGTGTGTGattttacatttgaaataaGATGGAGGACGTCTGACAGGACTAAACATTGAACTTTGAGCTACTATTGTGCATCCTCTCTTTGCTGCAATTCACTGATAGCAGGCAATTTAAAGGGAAAACCAACTCTAACTCAGAATGTCTAATCTTtgacagttcaatcaatatttgtgaacaagAACTGTCTCCTGAAGCTATAAACATAATGTTAATCTGCATTGTCACTGGGAGACGCTTTCTGAGGCTCCATTGACGATGAATgtgagactgactttgtggtACTTTGAGTTTTTACATCCAAAAGAGATACATTTCATAGTAGCACTTACAGTTATGAAACAAAAAACGAATCAATAAAACTTGTTGTTCTCCCATTCATTGCCACTGGAGCCGCCCCAGAGAGCGGtgcttgatgacatcacagatcagTCCTGGCTCTCTTATTTCTAGCTTAGTGAGAGACTTATCAATACACACAATTCTGCAATGACTGTCCAAATTCATAGTATTATATATGCATCCTCTTTAGAGTGGATTTTCACTTTAAGAATGTACAAGTTTGCTGGCTTCTTGGCCATCATGCACTACAATTCATATGTGCCAGTACTGGACTTGAAACCTGTAcaatttgtatttaatcatcaagTATCTATAATTATAATACACATTCCCACTTTGAAACAACAAATGGTGTATGTTACATATCTACAGACCAATGTGTGATGGGTGCAATACTGTGACGAAAACACCAGAAAGCACACCATATACTATTTCATATATAGTATATCAGTATTGCATATGGTAACtatatttatacatgtttatataaatatagataAGTATATTTCTATGTACATTTTGATATTTCAACATTgcataaagaataaaataaataatacaaatataatCAAATCTTACAGTAAGTATGATTTGAGAAATGCTATATTAGAGCCGAAATAGTCCTAACAATTGAAATAATCatgataataacaattattattattcaataataaacaaaaaaaaaaaaaacgtggcCTACAGTCTGGCATAACAGTACAAGCTACACCACAATTACCCTGCAAGTTTACCATGTGGGACTGCTGGAATGactggagagggaggaataAGGACAGAAAAGGTGGGGGCTTGTTTCCTTCTGCTCAGTCTGTCCGGGaatttgtgtatgcatgtgtctgagagtgtgtgtgggtgtgtgggtgggtgagttttgttttggtgctagtgtgcacatgtgtgtatgcattattGTGTGAATGCACGTAAGTGTGTGAGTGGGGTTTCGATGGTGTTGGGGTCGGGGGGGTCTGGACAGTCTCCTGTGTTTTCACCTCCGGATGTCGGTGGCCTCGGGGTCTTCCTGCTCGGCCACCACTCCGGCCTCGGGGCTCTGGCGGCGGGGTCCCTGACTGCGGTTGCGAGGGTGGGCGTTGAAGCCCCCCTTGCTGGGCTTGTCCTTGTCGCCCTGCcgaggggggcgggggtgcTCCGGCTCGGGTTGGGACGGCGCGGGGCGGCGCTGTTCGACGGCGGTGCCGGCGGGAGGCGGGgtgagggaggagcagaggctGAGGCTGTCGCACAGAGCGCCCCAGTTCTGCTCGCACTGTAGCCGCACGCTCCGTGTTAGcgtctccttcacctcctctccgcAGCTCAGCAGAATGTTCACCAGCTCCACATATggcctggacagagagaggcagataacTCATATGATGCCAACGGCTGTGATTTAATGGTCACAAGCACGATATATCAAGGTGTAGGAAATTAAAGGAATAAACGGGCATGGCACCAGCACTGCAGATGGAAGAGCGGAACGAGCTAGCAGAGGAGTGCAGGGAAGGTAAACAGAGATAGAAGAGGAAGAATGCGCTACAGAGAAGCGTAGGGGCTCGAGTCGCAGAGGAACAGAGATACATTCAGAGACGCTGTCCAGAGGGGAAGCAGCCACTCACCCTTTAGGGAAGAGGTCTTGGAAAtgaatcatctccaccatgacGGCAACATTCTCCTTCGCGGCGGAGCAGAGGTTGTGTTTGATGTAGCACTCTCTCTGGAGCTGGAACACCATCTCTTTAATGGACACACACTTCCGGCTGATACAGCTGAACTTGTGGCGCAGACCGTGGGCCATACACTTCAGAGCATCCTTGATGAAGGACTTCCCCTgtgtatacagacacacaaacacacacacacacacacacacatgcacacacatacctgtGAGCCCTCAAGACAAATTCTCTTGTTGATGCAAATATGTGACTGATGTGGAAGAAACCAGAGGGTTCACACATCAGCCCAAGAAGAAGGCAAACACTTTGGCTCCACAAGTTGTTGATGCTGTATAACTGAGTCATTCCAACTAATAGTTTTGGTACTAGGGCAAGGTTGTGCACCTGTTTCAGCTGTGGTGGATTGTGTGAGCGGGTGTGTTGGAGCAGATGTTGTATGGGTGTGTAAGTACATGCTTCTAGCAAAGGATGGGGAGATTATAGCATAGGTGAATAGCAGTGAAAGATATTCCCTCATTCCGGTAAAACTTGCTAAATTTGACCCCTAAAGGAGCATGTTCCTAGTATGTGACCCTAATAGACAGATTAAGACCCAGTAAGGCCTGGCTTGATGAGGCAGGACCACAGCCTCCTCTACCCGTATGAAAAAGGAGCCAGCTGGGCTTGTGGCCAGCTGGCTCCCCCTGGCCTTAACTGTACACCCATCAGTCCAATGAGAGGGAACTGAACTCcgtgagagaggaaaagagattgAGGAGTGTGCATGTATGATTACGCCTGTAGAAGAATCGGTACCTTCGAGGTATATGTGGTAAGTGGAAGTAATTCATGATAAAGGCACAATCCCGGGTGTCCTTTGTGGAGCCCTGAACCAGTAAAAAGGGGACGTTCCATTCCCAGGTTGCACCGTTTCTTGCAAGGATGTAAGCAACATGCGAtgacagacggacacacacacacaccagtttatTACCTGAGAGTCAAACTTGCCAGCGTTGTGCAGGAAGGTCATGCAGATTTCCTGTAGCCCTCGTATCTCACAGGAGTTATTCTCAAAGCACTCAAACACGCCGCAGCCAACATCCCCTGCACTCACTAGGCAGTGCTGGATCTCAGCTGGAAAGAGAGAACAGGTTAGGGGAGGGACCTTGTCATCTGTGCAGTGAGATAACAACAGACTGTACAGCCGTGTCGGCAATGAGGACCACACAGCTACGAGGCAAAGCTCCACTTCAGCGCTAATTGCCGCACAAACGACAAAGCTGATGTGGCGTATAACTATTTCAGTTGTCTTTCGTGTCTTCATGGCCTCGAGTCTGTTTCAGCTGCAACtatccagagagagaaaagcggGGCGGGGGGCAGAACTCTGATTTCCTGAGCTGAGGGGTTCCTGCAGAGGAACACTTGGTGACAGAGATATTACTGTGTCATTCTGCACCAGAATCCATCTGCACCGCCTAGCATTGAGATAGGATGGTGCATTGCAGATACAGCCTTGACTACTTGTGGAGGAAATACAAATGCAGTcatttccattgtctgtttactgAATCTGCATCAACAAGTCTCTCATCAGCGGTAGATAGAGGATATCGTGTAGATATCGTGTAAATGTATATTGACAGCAGTGATTTCAGGGGGGATTACATTATTGCATAGTCTTCATCATATGagaccaccacacacacacacacacacacacacacaaacacatatacctCATTCCTCTTTTAGTGGCaagcggggaggaggaggggggatacAACAGTAGGCTAGTAATGCCTCTCAGGTGTAAATGAGTTAATAGGGTAACTGATAGGTGGATTTGTGTGCCTATATGCAATGTGAGTATATGTAACATCAGCTATTGCTAGGCTGTACATTGGCACACCACTGGCTGGCCCTCAAGTGCCCTTTGCTTTCTACTGTAGCCATGGAGgacaggaataaaacaaatgatAGTGGACCGAAATGACCAAAAGAAAGGGAAGGTCTCTCTTTCAACCCCAAATTGTAGTCTGACAGTATGTATTACGAGGCATGCcatctgactacaggcagagAACCTCTCTCACTGCATATGTTGTGGACGCAATGTGACATCGTCgagaaacttttatttttaagttaatATGGCAAATTATATGGGTAGCCGAAATGTGGCTTACAACTCCCATTTGGCTATGAAAACCCCAACTGTTGACCTAAGTTAAATATAATTACACGCGTGATTTGACTTGGAGCTGATAACTGATGGgcagaaaaacttttttttccatcatagtCCAAAGTGCGCACCGGCCGTTTGCGTAAAGAAGTCATTGATTTGACTAGGTCTGCAGCAAATAAGGGATTAACTCCGCTTTATTTGAGAAATTATGGTTGTCAACAAAGAGCCTCTGTTGGGGGCAGTAgtagggggaaggagggagagctggTGCGGGGTTTGTAGGCACTGAGTTGAACTTTAGTGCGCAGGAAAAGTGAGCCGCTGTCGGCAGTGCTTGTGTTGGCATCACGGGAATGTGCTTGGATCGTACGAGCTTGGCCGCAACGTGCATTGAATTACACAGTGGTGTTACCAGGGACTCTGCTGTGAAACCTGCCTTGGAGTTTGTCCCTATTTTTTCGGCGTGGAAACAAGATTACAATTCGTCTCTAATAATTTCATACAGGTTCACACGGTTGGTCGCACGTCATGGTCTGTATGAAGAAAAACTTAAACCAGAGGCAGCTATCAGGGAATGGTAGCCTAAATCAAATAGGCTAAGGCAGCAACCCAAATTACTATTAATGCTTTGTGTCGGGTTAGTGGACTAGACGTATCGGATTGGCTTTTTTGGTGTGTAGGCCTAAGCAACATTTTCCCAAGGATGGCATCAATAAATAAAGTCCAGCTTGCGAGTAGCCTACTGGCCAACCACTAAACTACTACAACCACTACTGCTCCACTAACCTGCTTGAGCACATCACCCAACTTTCACTTCAGTAGATACAGCAGACACAAAACCCATATTTTCCCACAAAACCACTGAAACACTTTTCtataacgcacacacacacgcacgccagcacgcacgcacacctaGATGCGCTGCCGTATACATTACCTATTACCTTGTGCCGTTCTATTAATAGTTTACTAACATATTGAATTTCTGTCTGAGAGTATTTACAAGATATCGACTTTCTGGGTAATCGAAAAGGCTAAATGATGTGCACTATAAGGCCGATATTTAAGTTAAAAACAGCGGATTGCTCAAATCGCCCGGACGTGTCCCCTGCATGGTTTAATTTACGGCTACAGAAACACGTGTCCGGACAAACCCCTCATAGATGTGTGAGCAGTTGCCCCGACCAAATCCTCTCCACACATTCTCGTCTATAAACACCCGTTTCTTACCTGTATTCTGCAGGGAAAGGCGTCCTTTCTGGCTCGCAGGCTTCTCCGGGGGGCTGTCATGAATTTCGATATTATCCGATCCCACTACTTGCTCCAACACTGACAAAACCAGCAGCGCTACGGCCAGTTTAACCAACATTGCGTCTCCGAAAGTGCGCTGCAATTCCCAACAAAGAtccggttgtgtgtgtgagcgcctAGCTTTGGGTTTACCTTGGATCAGTGATCAGTAAAGCTGCGGGTTGGTGTCTTATAGGGCAGCTGTGGGACTGAGTGCAGGAGCTGGGAGGAGGGATGCTGCCTATATTTCTCGGAGCCCCGGGTGTCAATTTGGATGAAGGAGTTAAGCAGGTGTTGTCGGTCGGGGCTTCACGACCAATCAGAGACGCAGACATCCACGTCCAAGGTTTTAGGGGAGTGTCCAGTGAAAGTCCCTTTTTTTGCCATAAAACTGGAGCTATAAAGAAATATTAATGTGTAAGTCTGTGTATGACAGCTCAAGGATGATCAAGCAATGCCTCACACACTAAACTGGTCCAAATCAAGCATATGATGCCAAGTATATTAAAATAACCCGTAGGTCTACTATAACCTACTACATTCTAATTAGGTTTCACTAGCAATGTATGGGCTGCATACATTGCTAGGCTATGTAAATTCAAGTTACCTGTACATGTTTTTGCAGTTGCAGTGAAAGTCAGTAGAAACCTCTTTCTGTCATAAAACTGGAGCAGTAAAGAATCCATGAGCAAAGCTACCAGACTGTGTATGAGAACTCTGGGATGATCAAGAAATACTTAACTTGCCAACAAACTATTAGAGATAAGCCAAGCATATGATGTCCAAGTACATTAAATAAGCATAGCTTGTGGGTCTACAAGCTACTAAGTCATTATTGCAAGTTTTTAAAATAGTTCTGCTTTAAGTAAGCTGCAGCTACCTAGGTGCATGTTGTAGCAGTTGCTTCTAGCTGCTCTTTTATAGAAAGTGGGTGAAAAGTCACAGACAAGTCTGCTATTTGAGAAACGCTTAGGAAAATGAACTATAGTAACTCTTATCAGTTTAGAGGGATAACATACAAATtttacagcaaaactataaactatatataATAGTCTATAGTCTAGCCTATATGAATAGGCTATTATATATGAGACTATAGGGGATACATATCATGTAATGTACAATAAGGTCAATATAACCTGAACaccatagacacactataagaCCCTATATAGGAATAGCCTAGCAATAATTTTCGGGAACTGAACGTGAAGGGGTCTGCTACACAATGACCGGTTCAGTTTTGACAATGAGGTTTGGTAACCACTATTACAGGGAATGGTCTAAGAATAGAGGACCAACATTGGCACGGGTGCGCATTTGGAGACGCTAGAGGAATCTTTTTCAAGAGCAACACTTGAGGATGCCATGTGGAATGACTGCGAGCAGACCGAGCCCTCAAATGGAACATAAAGTCTCTGTAATCGAAGTGTTTCCAGTGACCTAATGCCACTTTCAGGTAAAGGCCTATAGGTGCCAGTGGTGCAATGAAAGCCGATGAGCGTCGCCCGTCACCTGCATGCCGGTGTTACACCGAATTTGGTGACCCATCAGATTCTGTGACCTGCCCTGATATTCTTACCCTAACCCCAACCATCTCACTCCTcatgcctaaacctaaccaaccTAACCAACACGGCAGGTCTCAGAATCTGATGGGTCACCAAATACGGTAGAACACCGGACGTCCTGTGGGGGGACAGGACAAGAGACCGGTAACGGTAACCCGTATAGGCAGCCATATACTGACAGCTGGTGTACGAGtacgtgcgtgcatgtgtgtgtctgtctgtctgtttctctgcccGTCTgattgttacacacacacacacacacacacacacacacacacacacacacacacacacacacacaatcagtgcAGTGAATGCCATGATTCCTTTCCCAAAGATCCTAGTgacatattctattctattctattctattctattctatcgaTGCTGCCATTGCGCTCTATTGATAGATCTGTGACTTTGAAATCTGTTTATCATAAAATTTCAGCTCTCTTCAGAGTAAAAATCTTTTTTATGGGAAGTTTTGGCTCTGTTTGCTGGAAAAGTCTAAAACCCAGGCTAGACCATCAATGCAATTAGCTCCGTGCAGCAATTGGACTCCCGCTCAATGCTAACCAAAATGACGATCACTTATAGCTCTAAATATAGATAATTATCATCTTGAGATTGGAGTATCTATCGTTTTAATTGAGGTTTTAGTCTGTGGAATGAATTTTAGAGAAGTCACCACAGCTGGGAGGTATTTTGGCGATGGGATGCTGCAGCGCAGACAACCCCAACATTTCAGTATTCACATAGCCTAATACTCCTATGGAGACGTATGGAGTGCCTGTGGTACGCAATGGTGAAGTTATAGTGACCTTGTCGttctttatggtattttatcttttatggtgtcactataatataTAGCCTAGCCTATAGGGATCTATAGTTTGCTGtcatatttgtatagtaccccTCTAAATGCAATAGCCTCCTAGTTCTTCTTCATAAGGAAAGAAGTTATTCCATTATGTGTGCCACAAATAGGCTATCGTTGTT is part of the Centroberyx gerrardi isolate f3 chromosome 16, fCenGer3.hap1.cur.20231027, whole genome shotgun sequence genome and harbors:
- the stc2a gene encoding stanniocalcin-2a, which gives rise to MLVKLAVALLVLSVLEQVVGSDNIEIHDSPPEKPASQKGRLSLQNTAEIQHCLVSAGDVGCGVFECFENNSCEIRGLQEICMTFLHNAGKFDSQGKSFIKDALKCMAHGLRHKFSCISRKCVSIKEMVFQLQRECYIKHNLCSAAKENVAVMVEMIHFQDLFPKGPYVELVNILLSCGEEVKETLTRSVRLQCEQNWGALCDSLSLCSSLTPPPAGTAVEQRRPAPSQPEPEHPRPPRQGDKDKPSKGGFNAHPRNRSQGPRRQSPEAGVVAEQEDPEATDIRR